In Vibrio sp. FE10, the following are encoded in one genomic region:
- a CDS encoding LysR family transcriptional regulator yields MKIEDLKLFTTVVELGSFTAAANALDLPRANVSRRINDLEKALNIQLFFRTTRSLSVTKSGELYYNELLKALSALEKANHMASNLLEVPHGRVKIGLLPETGDIVQATLFKFQDLYPEIELDIRSISNGFIDMYRQGLDLAMHGGRLSDSNVVARKVMDLQRIFVASPEYIAKSGKPATLEDLSKFPFVCFRWPSGDVDKEWEISNKVVKVEPSIVSDSIGFVKGASTRHRGIALLPQLMVRQELKEGTLINLFPTETLEKEEAWLLYPQRKALSHASQLLIDFLLQELPKL; encoded by the coding sequence ATGAAAATCGAAGATCTCAAACTATTCACCACCGTCGTTGAACTCGGAAGCTTTACAGCCGCAGCCAACGCACTGGACCTTCCTCGAGCGAACGTGAGTAGACGAATTAATGATCTAGAGAAAGCACTTAACATACAGCTTTTCTTTCGTACCACACGCAGTTTGTCGGTGACTAAGTCCGGTGAACTCTATTACAACGAACTATTGAAAGCCTTGAGCGCGCTTGAAAAGGCCAATCATATGGCATCTAACTTGTTAGAAGTACCACATGGTCGCGTAAAGATAGGCCTGCTTCCTGAGACCGGTGATATTGTTCAAGCCACCCTATTTAAGTTCCAAGATCTCTACCCAGAGATTGAACTTGATATTCGTAGTATCAGTAACGGCTTTATCGACATGTACCGTCAAGGGTTAGACCTTGCTATGCATGGAGGTCGACTAAGTGATTCGAATGTCGTGGCTCGTAAGGTTATGGATTTACAGCGTATTTTTGTGGCTAGCCCAGAATACATAGCGAAATCAGGTAAACCCGCAACGCTTGAAGATCTGTCTAAATTTCCGTTTGTCTGTTTCCGTTGGCCAAGCGGTGATGTCGATAAAGAATGGGAAATATCCAACAAAGTTGTAAAGGTTGAACCGTCTATCGTTAGTGACAGTATTGGTTTTGTGAAAGGTGCATCTACCCGTCACCGAGGCATTGCATTATTGCCTCAATTGATGGTTCGACAAGAATTGAAAGAAGGTACACTGATCAACCTGTTCCCGACAGAGACTCTGGAAAAAGAAGAAGCTTGGTTGCTGTATCCTCAGCGCAAA
- a CDS encoding sugar transferase, which produces MMNIDQLSNQNLYQSKISRAKRTFDFVSSLLALVILSPIFPFIALAIALTSRGPIFYRQLRVGKSTPEKMEIFEIMKFRSMYQDAETRSGAVWATANDPRITPVGRFLRKTRLDELPQLFNVLKGEMSLIGPRPERPTFYNKLENEIPYFADRTYGVMPGITGLAQVNQGYDTCIDDVRRKVGFDHSYALSLCSVKSWIVADLSIITKTIVVMVDGRGR; this is translated from the coding sequence ATGATGAACATTGACCAACTATCAAACCAAAACCTATACCAAAGCAAGATTTCTCGCGCGAAACGAACGTTTGATTTTGTTAGCTCTTTACTCGCGTTAGTCATCTTATCTCCGATATTCCCATTTATCGCACTGGCCATTGCACTGACTTCTCGCGGTCCTATCTTTTATCGCCAACTGCGCGTAGGAAAATCGACACCAGAAAAGATGGAGATTTTTGAAATCATGAAGTTTCGTAGCATGTATCAAGATGCGGAAACTCGCTCTGGTGCGGTTTGGGCAACGGCGAATGACCCAAGAATTACACCGGTTGGTCGCTTTCTGAGAAAGACGCGACTTGATGAACTGCCACAGTTGTTCAATGTACTTAAAGGTGAAATGTCGTTGATTGGTCCGCGTCCTGAACGCCCAACTTTTTATAACAAACTCGAAAACGAAATTCCCTACTTTGCAGACCGTACATACGGCGTAATGCCTGGTATTACGGGGCTTGCACAAGTTAACCAAGGTTATGACACCTGCATTGATGATGTTCGCCGTAAAGTGGGTTTCGACCACAGTTACGCACTGAGTCTATGTTCTGTAAAATCTTGGATTGTGGCTGACCTAAGCATTATCACTAAAACGATTGTAGTGATGGTGGATGGCCGAGGGCGTTAA